One region of Quercus lobata isolate SW786 chromosome 2, ValleyOak3.0 Primary Assembly, whole genome shotgun sequence genomic DNA includes:
- the LOC115974806 gene encoding aspartyl protease family protein At5g10770-like, whose protein sequence is MAMAISSFLRCILYIYSFFAFLCLYAQEVRETTEIHHLHHTHIVQLSSLMPSTTCSASTKGPKRKASLTVIHKYGPCFQSIEDQVQVLSHTEILLQDQSRVNSIHSKLSNYSNGNKLRESKASTLRVKSSLILGTGIYIVTVGLGTPRRDLKLAFDTGSDLTWTQCKPCTGQCYKQVDPIFDSSKSTSYTNITCPTPLCSQLSSATGMSQQCSTSKKCIYLTEYGDGSFTTGYFSKERLTITSDVMENFIFGCGLDNEGLFNGFAGLLSLGRAQVSLVKQTAQKYGQFFSYCLPSTTSSTGHLTFGKGNGVSNTIKFTPMLKPSQGPSFYGLNLIGISVGGRKLSIPTSVFSTVGSIIDSGTVITRLPPTAYNALRTTFRKLMRNYPMTSPISLLDTCYDLSKSKSVSIPHISFLFGGDVSVDLDKVGIFYMLSPTQACLAFAGNSDPSNIAIFGNVQQKGLEVLYDVARGRIGFRPGGCS, encoded by the exons ATGGCCATGGCCATCTCCTCCTTCCTCAGGTGTATCCTCTATATCTATAGTTTCTTTGCTTTTCTATGCCTTTATGCCCAAGAAGTTAGAGAGACTACAGAAATCCACCACCTTCATCATACTCATATTGTTCAACTCAGCTCTCTAATGCCATCAACTACTTGCAGTGCTTCTACCAAAG GTCCTAAAAGGAAGGCATCCTTAACAGTGATACACAAGTATGGTCCATGCTTTCAAAGCATCGAAGACCAAGTACAGGTTCTCAGTCACACTGAAATCCTTCTTCAAGACCAATCAAGAGTGAACTCAATCCACTCTAAGCTCTCCAACTACTCCAATGGCAACAAGTTAAGGGAATCTAAGGCCTCCACCCTTCGTGTTAAATCTAGTCTCATCCTTGGCACTGGTATCTACATTGTCACCGTTGGCCTTGGCACTCCCAGAAGAGATCTAAAACTCGCATTTGACACTGGTAGCGACCTTACTTGGACACAGTGTAAACCATGCACAGGACAATGCTATAAGCAAGTAGACCCAATCTTTGACTCATCCAAATCAACGTCATACACCAACATTACATGTCCTACACCCTTGTGCTCTCAACTCAGTTCTGCCACAG GAATGTCACAACAGTGCTCTACCTCTAAGAAGTGCATATACCTTACAGAATATGGTGACGGTTCGTTTACAACTGGATATTTCAGCAAAGAAAGGCTAACCATAACATCAGACGTGATGGAAAACTTCATATTCGGTTGTGGCCTAGACAATGAAGGCCTCTTCAATGGCTTTGCTGGGTTGCTAAGTCTTGGTCGCGCCCAAGTTTCCCTAGTGAAACAAACAGCTCAAAAGTATGGCCAATTCTTCTCATATTGTCTACCTTCCACGACTAGCTCAACAGGACACCTTACTTTCGGAAAAGGCAATGGAGTTTCCAATACCATAAAGTTCACACCTATGTTAAAGCCTTCTCAAGGGCCATCATTCTATGGCCTTAACTTGATTGGAATAAGTGTGGGTGGGCGTAAATTATCAATTCCCACATCAGTTTTTTCGACTGTGGGTTCTATTATTGACTCAGGGACGGTCATAACACGTTTGCCTCCTACCGCATACAATGCATTGCGAACAACATTTCGAAAACTGATGCGTAATTATCCGATGACAAGCCCAATTTCGCTACTCGATACATGTTATGACCTTAGCAAGAGCAAGTCTGTTTCGATTCCACACATAAGCTTTTTGTTCGGTGGTGATGTGAGCGTAGATTTGGACAAAGTGGGAATATTTTACATGTTGAGCCCAACGCAAGCTTGTTTAGCCTTTGCTGGAAATAGTGATCCAAGCAACATTGCCATTTTTGGGAATGTACAACAAAAAGGGTTAGAGGTGTTGTATGATGTTGCTAGAGGGAGGATTGGGTTTCGCCCGGGTGGTTGTAGCTAA